One Funiculus sociatus GB2-C1 genomic window carries:
- a CDS encoding TspO/MBR family protein, whose protein sequence is MIKPWMVIVGITFLVSFGSFFIKPRDVKWAAHLSLPKWLVVFEPAIPVIWNLIFLSGAISASIIWDKDPGSLKTWLLMATYLLLEIVTVTYIPATLRLRNLSVGTIIGGAGLIVAILLTLSVLPISSLAAALLIPYLVWSPIGTYGTWKMTQLNPDAA, encoded by the coding sequence ATGATTAAACCGTGGATGGTTATTGTAGGCATCACCTTTTTAGTTTCCTTTGGTAGTTTTTTTATTAAACCGCGCGATGTTAAGTGGGCAGCCCACCTAAGCTTACCAAAGTGGTTAGTAGTTTTTGAGCCAGCAATTCCCGTAATCTGGAATCTCATTTTCTTAAGCGGAGCCATAAGTGCTTCTATTATCTGGGATAAAGACCCAGGTAGTCTCAAAACTTGGTTATTAATGGCAACCTATCTGTTACTAGAAATAGTTACAGTAACTTACATTCCAGCTACTCTGAGACTGAGGAATCTCAGTGTCGGTACAATTATTGGAGGTGCTGGATTAATTGTAGCTATCCTGTTGACACTATCTGTATTACCGATTTCTAGTTTGGCGGCGGCGCTACTAATTCCTTATTTGGTTTGGAGTCCGATTGGCACTTATGGTACCTGGAAAATGACTCAGCTTAATCCTGATGCTGCATAA
- a CDS encoding DUF4174 domain-containing protein: MITRSLILGLLAYLTSSCSTMTLTRIEQPVSQSTASTATAITSLLPALENTEESYKEVASAQPPKAMFNLGSYQWKNRLLLVFAPTENSPAYQSQMQLLQKQAAGLNDRDLLVIELFKEGKSRINNQVIDDSAVAQLRNRFNISSEEFSVILVGNDGTQKRRDKSPVAPDIVFKQIDAMPMRRQEMQQRRS, encoded by the coding sequence ATGATTACGCGATCGCTTATTCTGGGGCTGCTGGCTTACCTCACCTCTAGCTGCTCGACTATGACCTTAACCCGCATTGAGCAACCAGTTTCTCAATCGACTGCTTCGACAGCAACTGCAATTACCAGCCTGTTACCGGCTCTGGAAAATACGGAAGAATCCTATAAAGAAGTAGCCAGCGCACAACCACCTAAAGCAATGTTCAATCTTGGCTCCTATCAATGGAAAAATCGCCTATTATTGGTTTTTGCCCCTACAGAAAATAGCCCCGCTTACCAAAGCCAAATGCAGCTACTTCAGAAACAAGCTGCGGGATTAAATGATAGAGATTTGCTAGTTATTGAGTTGTTTAAAGAAGGTAAAAGCCGCATCAACAACCAAGTTATTGATGACTCGGCGGTGGCTCAACTCCGCAATCGATTTAATATTAGCTCTGAGGAATTTAGTGTCATCCTAGTGGGTAACGATGGTACGCAAAAGCGCCGCGATAAATCTCCAGTCGCACCTGATATTGTTTTTAAGCAAATTGATGCCATGCCTATGCGCCGCCAAGAGATGCAACAACGGCGCAGTTAA
- a CDS encoding tryptophan-rich sensory protein: MNSVNKPFDSNLILQWVNLIAVLAAFGINVYANVSPPNGLTIGEVSNTFFSNVQIIPANYAFAIWGLIYLGLISFGVYQVLPNQRQNPLLRRVGYLLAVASIAQIVWVFLFVYQFFALSVVAMLFILLPLIGIYLRLGIGTERVSRKELWLVHTPLSIYLGWISVATIVNVASTLYSLGWNGWGISPQAWTVIMLLVGGAIAATIAKTRSDIAFPLVIIWAYVAIAVRQANQSLIAATAVGLALALGLLVLLRGMRRL; the protein is encoded by the coding sequence ATGAATTCAGTCAATAAGCCCTTTGACTCAAATTTGATTCTGCAATGGGTCAATTTGATTGCTGTCCTCGCTGCTTTCGGTATCAATGTATATGCGAATGTTTCTCCGCCTAATGGATTAACAATTGGCGAAGTTTCCAATACTTTCTTTAGCAATGTGCAAATTATACCCGCCAATTATGCTTTTGCAATTTGGGGCCTGATTTATTTGGGGTTAATTAGCTTTGGCGTATATCAGGTACTTCCTAACCAACGGCAAAATCCTCTGCTACGGCGGGTTGGCTATCTTTTAGCAGTAGCTAGTATTGCTCAAATTGTGTGGGTGTTTCTTTTTGTATATCAATTTTTCGCGCTTTCGGTGGTAGCGATGCTTTTTATTTTGCTACCTCTGATTGGAATTTATCTGCGGTTGGGAATTGGTACGGAAAGAGTATCACGCAAAGAGTTGTGGTTGGTTCATACTCCTTTGAGTATTTATCTAGGTTGGATTAGCGTGGCGACGATTGTCAATGTGGCGAGTACACTTTACAGTTTAGGCTGGAATGGTTGGGGTATCAGTCCCCAAGCGTGGACAGTAATTATGCTGCTAGTAGGGGGAGCGATCGCTGCTACTATTGCTAAAACGCGATCTGACATTGCCTTTCCCCTGGTAATCATCTGGGCTTATGTAGCGATCGCAGTACGTCAAGCTAATCAATCACTAATTGCTGCAACAGCGGTAGGATTAGCTTTAGCCTTGGGGTTGTTAGTTTTGTTAAGAGGAATGCGCCGCTTATAA
- a CDS encoding glycosyltransferase family 1 protein yields MNNSVSSVGAWEIENSSKTAPESPSLNALSKLKFDFPKSSFSDTPDLVCLSHLRWNFVYQRPQHLLSRFSKQRRVFFIEEPIFSADAEGRIDISIGEDGVCVVVPHLREGLSEEAVKTTQQVMLDDLFDAAQISDYILWYYTPMAMGFSRHLEPQVVVYDCMDELSAFKGAPPALKELEAELFSRADLVFTGGQSIYESKRNHHPNVYAFPSSIDKAHFAQCRDVERKVTQEPADQVDIPHPRLGFFGVIDERMDIDLLGGIAEARPDWHLVIIGPVVKIDPEVLPRHPNIHYLGGKSYQELPAYIAGWDVALLPFAHNESTRFISPTKTPEYLAAGKPVVSTSIRDVVRPYGDMGLVQIADTVPDFVAAVETALNQSQECEWLNKVDEFLADNSWDSTWGSMMQLVEGVISNASASSKEVLTPDMQSVSTG; encoded by the coding sequence GTGAACAATAGTGTTAGCAGTGTTGGAGCATGGGAAATAGAAAATTCTTCTAAAACCGCACCCGAATCACCATCCCTAAATGCATTATCAAAGTTGAAGTTTGATTTTCCTAAATCTTCCTTTTCAGATACACCGGATCTGGTCTGCTTGTCGCATTTACGTTGGAATTTTGTCTATCAGCGACCTCAGCATCTCCTAAGCCGCTTTAGCAAGCAGCGACGTGTATTTTTTATCGAAGAGCCGATTTTTAGTGCCGATGCCGAGGGGCGAATTGATATTAGCATCGGTGAAGATGGAGTCTGCGTTGTAGTGCCGCACCTGAGAGAAGGACTGAGTGAAGAAGCAGTAAAAACCACTCAACAGGTGATGTTAGATGATTTGTTTGATGCAGCGCAGATTAGCGACTACATCCTCTGGTACTATACGCCGATGGCTATGGGGTTCTCGCGCCACTTAGAGCCGCAGGTTGTTGTCTATGACTGCATGGACGAGCTATCTGCATTTAAGGGAGCGCCACCTGCCCTAAAAGAGCTGGAAGCTGAACTATTCAGCCGTGCAGACTTGGTATTTACAGGCGGACAAAGTATTTACGAGAGCAAGCGTAACCACCACCCGAACGTCTACGCATTTCCGAGTAGCATTGACAAAGCGCACTTTGCACAATGTCGAGACGTTGAACGCAAGGTTACACAAGAACCAGCAGATCAAGTGGATATTCCCCACCCGCGTCTGGGATTCTTTGGGGTGATAGACGAGCGCATGGACATCGACTTGCTTGGTGGCATTGCCGAAGCGCGTCCTGACTGGCATTTAGTTATTATTGGTCCAGTTGTCAAAATAGATCCAGAAGTTTTGCCACGCCACCCCAATATTCATTATCTGGGTGGCAAATCTTATCAAGAGTTGCCTGCATATATTGCTGGATGGGATGTGGCATTGTTGCCTTTTGCTCATAACGAGTCAACACGCTTTATTAGTCCCACAAAAACCCCAGAATACCTCGCTGCTGGTAAACCAGTGGTGTCTACTTCTATCCGTGATGTGGTGCGTCCTTACGGGGATATGGGTTTGGTACAGATTGCAGACACAGTACCAGATTTTGTTGCCGCAGTTGAGACGGCGTTGAATCAATCTCAGGAATGTGAGTGGCTGAACAAGGTGGATGAGTTTTTAGCCGACAATTCTT
- a CDS encoding DUF4126 domain-containing protein, protein MDTLLTIAIGIGLSAACGFRIFVPPLVMSIAALFGHLPLSQNFEWVGTYPALEAFAVATCVEIAAYYIPWVDNLLDTVSTPTAIAVGTSIVAALIPNTDPLLQWTIAVIAGGGSAGLVQAFTAMTRLSSTALTVGIGNAVVSTVEAASSIILSILAIFVPIVAVGLVAALLILIVRKGWQSLAMKSLVKTPNE, encoded by the coding sequence ATGGATACTCTGTTAACTATTGCAATTGGCATCGGTTTGAGTGCGGCTTGCGGCTTTCGGATTTTTGTACCGCCACTGGTAATGAGTATTGCTGCACTCTTTGGACATTTGCCACTTTCACAGAACTTTGAGTGGGTAGGAACTTATCCGGCGTTGGAGGCGTTTGCTGTAGCGACTTGCGTTGAGATTGCGGCTTACTATATTCCGTGGGTGGATAATTTACTAGATACTGTTTCTACACCGACTGCGATCGCTGTGGGAACTTCCATCGTTGCAGCCTTAATTCCCAACACTGATCCTTTATTGCAGTGGACAATAGCGGTAATTGCTGGTGGCGGTTCGGCAGGACTTGTGCAAGCATTTACGGCAATGACTCGCTTATCTTCAACAGCTCTGACGGTAGGAATTGGCAATGCGGTTGTTTCCACAGTTGAAGCAGCTAGTTCGATTATTTTATCGATATTAGCAATTTTTGTACCTATCGTGGCTGTAGGTTTGGTAGCAGCATTGTTAATTTTAATTGTCAGGAAAGGATGGCAAAGTTTAGCGATGAAAAGTTTGGTAAAAACGCCTAACGAGTAA
- a CDS encoding pentapeptide repeat-containing protein encodes MSIQHLALLKEGAVKWIEWRRQNPEIEPDLSEANLRGANLRGASLQRANLRKADLCKAKLITANLSHANLAHANLQEAQLMDANLQEADFSIANLSEANLRDADLGNANLIGADLRMVNLKGANLSNANLIGADLREANLSGADLGGAKLGRSNLCEANLIAANLIEADLTGANLYNAELMGAYLYKANLHKANLSEAHLSKAYVFRANLSEADFYAADLRWANLVRTTLAGANLSKANLRGANLTAADLTGANLTGANLTGVNLQRAILPNATT; translated from the coding sequence ATGTCTATACAGCATCTTGCCCTACTTAAAGAAGGTGCAGTCAAATGGATTGAGTGGAGAAGGCAAAACCCAGAGATAGAACCAGACCTCAGCGAAGCGAATCTCAGAGGCGCGAACCTCAGAGGCGCAAGCTTGCAACGAGCAAACCTGAGAAAAGCCGATCTCTGCAAAGCTAAACTGATCACCGCGAACCTTAGCCATGCGAATCTGGCTCATGCGAACCTTCAAGAAGCCCAACTCATGGACGCTAACCTTCAAGAAGCGGATTTCAGCATTGCGAACCTAAGCGAAGCTAACCTCAGAGATGCTGATCTGGGTAACGCTAACCTGATCGGCGCTGACCTGAGAATGGTTAACCTAAAAGGAGCTAACCTCAGCAATGCGAACTTGATCGGCGCTGACCTCAGAGAAGCTAACCTCAGCGGTGCTGATCTGGGTGGAGCAAAACTGGGAAGGTCGAATCTGTGTGAGGCTAACCTGATCGCAGCTAACTTGATTGAAGCTGACCTTACAGGAGCTAACCTCTACAATGCTGAACTCATGGGGGCCTACCTTTACAAGGCTAACCTCCACAAAGCTAACTTGAGTGAGGCGCACCTTAGTAAAGCTTACGTTTTCCGAGCTAACTTGAGCGAAGCTGACTTTTACGCAGCTGATTTGAGATGGGCTAACCTGGTGCGGACTACGCTGGCTGGTGCTAACCTCAGCAAAGCTAATCTCAGAGGAGCTAATCTTACAGCAGCTGACCTCACAGGCGCTAATCTCACAGGCGCTAACCTCACAGGCGTTAATCTCCAAAGGGCAATTTTGCCTAATGCCACAACCTAA
- a CDS encoding class I SAM-dependent methyltransferase, with product MSKFPEKPFQQNSFASLSAQSADDHQSERLYAQRQADLAIRFNKQYQSAAFELPQEVEAMPIFQEWVAGTLTQKITSPFWEIAQPQKNQRCLDIGCGVSFLIYPWRDWGAYFYGQEISTVARDALNSRGSQLNSKLFKGVELGSAQQLKYENDFFDLAIATGWSCYFPLDYWEIAMNEVKRVLKPGGIFVFDILNQESPLSEDWAVLETYLGAEVFLSPIAEWEKIIKATGAKIVKRKSGELFELYKVQF from the coding sequence ATGTCTAAATTTCCGGAAAAACCATTTCAACAAAACAGCTTCGCCTCACTCAGCGCCCAAAGTGCAGATGACCATCAATCAGAGAGATTGTACGCCCAAAGACAGGCAGATTTAGCTATTCGCTTCAATAAACAGTATCAGAGTGCAGCCTTTGAATTGCCCCAAGAAGTTGAAGCAATGCCAATCTTTCAAGAGTGGGTAGCAGGTACTCTTACCCAAAAAATCACTTCTCCATTCTGGGAAATTGCCCAACCTCAAAAAAATCAACGCTGTTTAGATATTGGCTGTGGCGTTAGCTTTTTAATCTATCCTTGGCGGGATTGGGGAGCATATTTTTATGGTCAAGAAATCAGCACCGTGGCCCGCGATGCACTCAATTCTCGCGGTTCCCAGTTAAACTCGAAGCTGTTCAAAGGTGTTGAGTTGGGTTCAGCCCAGCAGTTAAAATACGAAAATGATTTTTTTGACTTAGCGATCGCAACCGGATGGAGTTGTTATTTTCCGCTCGATTACTGGGAAATCGCGATGAACGAAGTCAAGCGAGTGCTGAAACCCGGCGGTATATTTGTTTTTGACATTCTCAACCAAGAAAGTCCCTTATCGGAAGATTGGGCGGTTCTGGAAACCTATTTAGGTGCAGAGGTGTTTCTCTCGCCTATCGCAGAGTGGGAAAAAATAATTAAAGCTACCGGAGCAAAAATTGTCAAGCGGAAATCCGGCGAGTTATTTGAATTGTACAAAGTTCAATTTTAA